The genomic segment GGTTTGGTATATGGTCTCATGTcatctttatatatgtttttagacATCACATTCTTTTGAACTAGGTCTTGGTTAGTTGACCTtgtcacctttttttttctaagtctaAGAGATATTGGTTATTGATGGTCAATTCATCATCCACATGATTAAGTTTAGATGActtttatttatactaattttTCTTAACAGGCTTTTAAGGCCTAAAAGTTTTGATCTTTCATTGCATGCTAATTTACTCTGTTTTTTCATCCAAGTATTCTCCCTTAAATAGAATGATATGATAAGTGGAACaccattatattttttcaaaaagtgtttaatgattttcttatgCCACATATTTGACATTACTATGATCGATAtaccttttttctttgatagtatGAGTGACTAACTCCAACCTCTCTCTTGGTCGATTAGGATTGGTTTGTTGTATTTTTGCTTTACCAAGAAGTCTTTCTAGTTTAATAGTAggtgttgttattgttatctcAAAGAATATATTGTTATCCAcctttatctctcttttttttcaagaagTTAATGTGACCAGCTCCCAATGCTTTATGGATTaagtttctaaaaataatataactattAGTATCATATATCCATCAATCATGACACTTCTAGTATTACTTCCCCTTCATTTGTTCAACAATAAGGATTATATGATTGCCtaggattttgatttttcttctcttatcaattggtaaaatatatgtttaactctcttaatgttgaatatgaattatttatttttattagtcactttgatttttattttttttatttacttatagGCTTGTTAGCTTTTAAGCTTTCCTAATACAAAAACCTTAAATGGTTTTCTATCTTTAAGTtctatatttgatatcaattgtTAGTAAACTTCTTTAAACTCCTTATTGTGATGTTGTTTAAGTAGCCAATTGAGTATGTTCCTCTAAATGGCTTCTTTTATGCTTATTTGCCTAACAACATTATCTATAAAGTTATAGATATTTGAATACTTGGTCATTATaaaccttttatatatatatatatatatatatatatatatatatatatatatatatatatatatatatattctactaCATCCCTTCCAAAATCAACTTAATTTACTCCTACCCTATTATAGTTACAGTACACTTGATTTTCAAAGTCatgaaataaaaggaataattaTCTATATACTTATTTGGGTCTTGAACTATCCTAACCAAGTCAGTTAGTGTTACCTCTAGTTCAGTCTAATAAAAATGCTTATGAAAACAAGTGTTCATTTCTTCGGAGCTATTGATGGAGTTAGATGGTAatgtaaaaaatcaagaaacaaaccaAATAGActcattttaacaaataaattaacaacaacattgacacgatcaaaagattgatgtcttctcccaagtgcaagagtgtcgaagtaaCAAATAACCTAGTAAGACCGGgatcgaaccacatggaggttaactatataaattataaataacaacaacaacaacaacaagttaaagagaactttgagatgtgaaattgatgtaaggattaaacaaggataaaataattgtcaaggttagaggatccactaatggtatttcaaacaagtataatataaactctttttattactcaactggaaaccacacacaaaggaggttccaattggattataaattgttaacatgattacagtagttatcttatttgaataatgctaatacttgtaaatgttatcaggcattcatgattataacttatgttaacaacaaatcaagttcctttcataatacaggtgttggttataccatacggttgggctataaaagtgccaagtatttgttgtaccaagggttatacaacataaatctagattaaccatttaacaagcaaagtattaaaagtgaacaagataacaaatataaaacattttagtatcaaacataaaggtccatgttgagtttatattatacttattcttacaccattagtgtacccttttcaccttgacatgataaacttagctaaacataatgaaagagagaaacataaataaacaaggaaaggaaatgaaaaacataagcaaaagattaatataagcaaaacttaagcattacaaaatataaagagagagcaagagcatgatcttgatctgaaaaccaagatgcctaaatacatggcaaatgcctccttttataggccaaaattcgaaactattgatttgttgactaattgttgagtgggtggccacatcttgacttggtaacaatccttatctttttatctgtcaaaaacatcattgataacgtcataatttgaacagacttaaatcatgaaagttctaggaaattatctcagcttttcaggaaaagaaagttgaggtcatttggacttctagaactcgagatatggatAGTGTCTaggctgtaggacagattcgaacttctctgttgttgctacaatttagacttgaaaacggcctttttaaatcttggactcccatgaaagttttaggcctatgtcttagttttccatccatataaggcagacctaaatccaagatctacaggtccagatatgacccaatgaccgaacaatgttccagtttggatggaaccaacatctcttttctaaatttggccctctctttatcctttcaatttccgtacttcaactcattaatcaatcctttcatttatgtgataagcctgcatttaagatgaagatttaccataaattaaaggtattttatggtatcagacttgttattataaaacatgttttagttaaggagttattgatacttcaagtgcaaaatgatgatataaaaccttgataaaatgcacttttaagtactaattacacccccccaaccagcttattactagtccctagtaatcaaaacgttaaaatagaaaaaacaatttgcaaattccacaaagcaaggcattcatcattcaacttccattaatctttccaaataaacaaactctctttaaatttatatatctactcaatacctcttaaacaaaatattaataaacctttctttttatgtgctcaatatatgaaaacatagatgatggggattttattggaagaaaataatattttgttctaatgtttaaggttaacttccttaggttgatattattatccttttttttctctttttttcttttttttaaatatatatacatataacttaaaacacaatgcatctttaactcatgtaacgagctttcagctaatgactcccagaccagttggtcttagggcattaggtgttgagacacccctacgagcttagtaactcgggttgcagatgcTGATATATAGATAGTGAAATATTTGATTCCCTTAAAcgtttctccttaacccatgtaacaagctttgggccaatagctcccaagtcagttgactttagggtattaggtgttaaaacactcattcgggcttaattgcttaggttaggaaggctacaaaaccaaacttatctatgtttttattatcatcgatattatcaatttgttgttttttttttgcaaattatatattatccatttcccttagttgttacctttaacaaaagaacataaataatgtaataatccaatgtgcaacccataATCATATGtcagagtgtgtgtgtgtgtgtgaaaatgaaggtttaagaatacttgttaaatgagtatatgagcagaatcaagtgaaaacaatgcgagagtttgtaaacctgaatattttaagaagtattgtgatagaccttgttatgaatattgcaaataaacattagaaaatgtttattaAGATGCGTTCCaatagtcaataaaattccccatgactctgccatcctagtaataacagttttgctaaatgattttttaaaaacaaaaacagttaattggttaggtttttttctatcaactactaccctctccccccaaccaaaatgtgacattatcctcaatgtcataacgtagaaagatagagtatagaagataTCACCTGAAATAACGAACATTGACAAttctgaaacacacttaaacaaatacaagagataacaaatcaaaataatatgctattaataaaaccaaaagacacaagaaTTCACAAATGAAGGCTTAAAttcaatctaagctttttacggctttccttagttgaccaatttatgcaactcatggaaggatcaattacagggataAGAGATtatagttggtcaatcaattattcaatagtagcagcagagattatgatttgtcgtgctgaagatgttagaaattcttgttccacaacttgatcaagaaaatacaacaaattatcattaaAACCATTAACTTTTAACAGACCTATAGCTTTATGGTGAATGTgtagttgggcccaagaggaaatatgaaagatctcttccaatgtgtccagaccacctggtaagacaatgaaggcgtcagcatggttaaacattgcattcaatCGATCAAatattgtggagacctgtagttcctctccaattatttttccaatgatgtccccttttgctaaagctttggggacaactcccaaaacttgactactcctaaaaatacagctattgacacaccccctattaacccaaggttgcctccttcatacactaaatgaatctttctctcagctagtacttgaccaagatgatttgctgatttaaaaaactctttttctttcccaagaCTGGATccacaaaaaacacaaatatttttgatgtgatgacttgaggaacctgtcatttctacacacttctatattttttgaatgtatgggttaagtagaaatgaagggaaggaagataaaattttatagataagaaattgaaaatgcaatcataccacctatatgtaggccagctggagtctctctctctctctctctctctctctctatttatttatttatttattttgaaaaagcatgtgtatatacaagtagttgtgattgtggctcacatcttcccttggttttacgtccaagaacggcttaaacgcccttttataggtcggggataggcttcccatccagttttcttaaaaactagcacACATGGTCTTTTTTATTCAGATTTCCAAGACTATGTCAAgaatgttctttatggaaatgaGGTCAAAAGTCctgaaatgcacaatgcacatctccaccaggatatgtcccaaaagtcaatagaagattatctaaagattccttatgttttgaaataaatcctaacttttgacaattttcataaGCTTTGCAGACCACATatgtgtctttgaacatggtgggccaataaaatccacattgtaagatttttgcactCGTCTTTTTttacgagaaatgactcccataTACCTCAAaatgacaaagtttaatgacactacttacctcattatcaggaatgcatctttgaaatatttgatcaggataatatttgaataagtaagggtcatcccaataaaaattTTGCACGTCgctcaaaaactttcttttgtcttcggtactctaGTTAATTGGCAAAAATTCTAaagcaagaaaattaatatttttagcaaaccaaggcattgaactaagagaaagtaaggatttgttaggaaagtaatcatcgattggtgtgatgttgGATGTccaatctgttgtcactcttgacaaaaaatccgcatcaacattttcgatgcctttttcatccgtgatttcttcctgagaataaatcatttacaaatcttcagattcatcCAACTCAActttactcaaagtagattcaagttgatcataaactaattcttcaataaaatctacttcttgtaaatcattatcatctccaggttgcttacaaatattgaaaatattcatctccaatgtcatgtttccaaatgatagcttcatcagtctattccaacaattaatcaatgcattagaagttgcaagaaatggacgtcctaaaataataggaaatgaattacatgcttcaacaggttatgtatccaagacaataaaatccacggggtaaatgaatttatcgacttgtactcaCACATCTTTAACTATTCCTTTAGACGTTTTTACAAATCTATTGACAAGTaagagagttacagaagttggttttaactcacctaaattgagactttgaaaaactgaatatggaagtaaattcacactagctctaagatcaagtaaggctctttcaattttatgttctccaataaagcaagaaattgtaggacaaccagggtctttatatttcaaagcattattgttttgaagaatagcacttacttgttcggctaaaaagactttctttttcacatttagttttctcttcacagtgcatagatctttcaaaaatttagcataagaaggtacctgtttaatagcatccaataaagatatattgatccttacctacttgaaagtttcaaagatttcaaagttgtgattgactttcctatgtttggtcatggcatgaggaaatggaagtgctgccagggaatcagtcttttctttacaatgttcagattcaaccccttccttacccttagagattgactcatcatctttctcacaagtttcacgaatgggtttttcaataaccttaccactgcgaagagtgatgactgatttggctttATCCATGTGTTGACTTctagaactacttgcatttgcattgtattgcccctttggattttgttgtggttgagatagaaacttacctttctcttaaaaactgagagcagatgttaATTTTGCAAgattatctttaaaatctatcatgctttgagcaagttaagtgttgattgtctcctgcttttcaatgaatgcatgcaatgtttcctcaagatttcttctaggaaggggagcataaggaggtgcatattcatgagaattttggaaattatggtgtgcttgaaacgatggttgtgaagtttgtgcattattgttatcactcttccaattaaaatttgagtgatttctccaaccagggttgtatgtttgcgagtatgggttatgattgggcctttgaaaattgtttaaagcatgagcttgttcatggagacattccttaaaagaaggcaaagttggacagtcattggttgaatattcattagtttcacagatttgacacacaatgtcttgaacagattttagttgaccactcttttttaattctagtgcctcgacttttctagctaaagatgtaaACTTgtcttggaggtcatgatcttctctAAGGTTGTAAATACCttcactagatgtatgaggttgggtttgacttggtgcctcataagtgcctgtaatgtcccaattttgagcattttcaactagcaagtctaggtactccattgcttcatcagggtctttatcttcaaagtTTCATTGCaacccggcaagaccagggtcgaaccacagggaggttaactatataaattataaataacaacaacaataataagttaaagagagctttgagatgtgaaattgatgtaaggattaaacaaggataaaataattgtcaaggttagaggatctactaatggtatttcaaacaagtataatataactccttttattactcaactggaaaccacacataaaggaggttccaatcgaattataaattgttaacatgattacattagttatcttattcgaataatgctaatacttgtaaatgttgtcagacattcatgattataacttatgttaacaacaaatcaagttcctttcatagcacaggtgtcggctataccatacggttgggctatgaaagtgtcaagtatttgttttagggttatacaatataaatctaaattaaccatttaacaagcaaagtattaaaagtgaacaagataacaaatataaaacatgttagtatcaaacataaaggtccatgttgagtttatattatacttattcttacaccattagtgtaaccttttcaccttgacatgataaacttagctaaacataatgaaagagagaaacataaataaacaaggaaaggaaatgaaaaatataagcaaaaaattaatataagcaaaacttaagcactacaaaatataaagagagagcaaaagcatgatcttgatctgaaaaccaagatgcctaaatacatggcaaatgcctctttttataggccaaaattcaaaactattgatttgttgactaattgttgagtgggtggccacatcttgacttggtaacaatccttatcttcttgtctgtcAAAAACATcgttgataacgtcataatttgaacagacttaaatcataaaagttctaggaaattatctcagcttttcaggaaaagaaagttgaggtcatttgaacttctagaactcgagatatggacAATGTCTaggctgtaggacagattcagacttctctgttgttgctataatttggagtTGAAAACGacatttttaaatcttggactcccatggaagttttaggcctatgtcttagctttccattcaTATAaggcagacctaaatccaagatctacaggtccagatatgacccaatgaccgaacaatgttctagtttggattgaaccagcatctcttttctaagtttggccctctctttttcttttcaatttccgtacttaaactcatcaattaatcctttcatttacgtgataggcctgcatttaagatgaacatttaccataaattaaaggtatcttatggtatcagacctgttattataaaacatgctttagttaaggagttattgatacttcaagtacaaaatgatgatataaaaccttgataaaaatgcacttttaagtactagtCAACCATCATTGCATTAATTAGTATACTTGGTGATGTGACCTTTTATTGACTAGTtgtcctttaaaaaaaacaattcaaagttAGTAATCTTGATTCCTCTAGGAATTAGATGTGGCATGTCAATTCATTTAGGATATTGTTGATTATATATAGACTTGTAAATTCCTCCAGCATCCAGCCTCATCTCCTTTAAGTATTAGGCTAATTCAACCTTATCGATTTCTCCTCATCTCACTAGTTGAAAACAGATTCATGACATATTGGAGGATTGAGATTGCCTTACTAAAAGACAGTAAATGAGGAATTTAACATCACAAGCATATGTTTAATTAGCTATAGATAAATTTGTTGGATCATATAATTGGTTCAAATTGCATGTATGCTAGTGGGGTAAAATGTACCTTATGATCAATCATGCACTAATTCATATAAACTTGTTATAGTTCCTATTGTATAGTCATGTGATATCCAAGATTAAGTTAAGAACTTCCTAAAATTCTTATTCGAGTGCTTGTTATTGGACTATATCCTAGGACTAACCCTAGGTATCCAGACAAAGGGAGTGCTTGATTGCATCTATTGAAGCTTATTATGGATTTGATTGAGCTAATCAATCATGGCTTGCATGGTCTTGTTGACCACCACAATATTATTGTGGTAAGTAATGGTAGTCGCCTTTTCCATCTTAGGTGTGTAGCCTTTAAATTACATAATGTtgtaaagaaattatatatatagggcTGGTTGTCTTTTCTGTTTGTTggacaatttatttataatgttaCAATAATTGAGTTTTACATTAACTACAAATCATAGTGCTatacaaattttttataataaatacatattaacAATACTCTAAAACGCGTGGGGAAAGTACTGtagctttccccacatgtttttttttttcattttctttccattccccccatgttttttcttatttttttttatttttttccattcccccacatgctttttcttttttttttctcaaaattatattcctttttttgtttttttgtttttatgtttttttttcaaaattatctttgttaattttattttattttactattaaattggttgagaatttagcttgatagtttttttctttgaaacattgttgattgctacagtgtttcttcACATAGTTTTTGCTTCGTTACAATGTttttccacatgattttttctaaaattatctttgttgaatttattttttaatattgagatgattaagaatttagctttgtagttttaaaaatatatatattttttagattgctacaatgtttccccacatggtttttatattttttttattttctccaaaattatctttgtctattttatttttttaatattgagctggttgaaaattataactattgtttttctcacaaaacattgtggattgctatagtgtttctctacatgggtttgtttttcttttttttatgatttttgtttttttatataatgtttttcaaaattgcctttgttgcttctatttttttaatattaagttggttgagaatttagctttgtactttttttctttaaaacactgtggattgctacagtcatttctccacatattttttttgttataatttttttaaaattgtctttgttaattttatttttttaatattgaggtagttgagaattacaactgtatatttcctcacaaaacactatagattgctacagtgtgtccctacatggttttttttcctttcattttttttgttttttttctaaaattatttttgtagttttttcttgaaaacattataaattgCAACAGCCTTTTTccgtataattttttttatgtttttttataagttcaCGACACGTACAGGCATGCCACAAGCCTGTAGCAATGCACGGACATGACATATATTTCATAGTATAATTTGTATTGCTTATTAACACAGTTTCTCCTGGTTGTTATATGTTTTAGATTTCTAATTATAGCACAACATAATTATAGCACAACATTCGTCATCATTAATTGCTATATTGATTTGAATAAGACTTCATTCTCATAATCATAAGAATCTAAAATACTCTAAATGGCTCATTTAGATATatatcatgtttgtttttgaaaaaaattaattttttattttttttgttttaaattttttttatattttcatattgttttgttatatttatattaaaaataaattttaaaaactaaaaatattttatttcaacatattttcaaacgaaaaaatattttaaaaaataattggtattataatatcaaacagcCTTGTAGAATACACAACAACTACAGTTAATATTGTTTTGTCAACGAATCACTACCTATGAAAATAtcatgaatttgatatttttgagTACCTTTAACCAAAATTAAGCCTATATATATTACAAGCAAGTATTTCTTATCGGCCATATAACATCCAATCTGAACCACAGCCTCTCATTTCTCTCCTACTTTCAGCCTCACCGTAATGTCCACCTTATCTTTCAGTCCTTTCTTTCCAAAACCACAGCAAGTTACCAGAATCAAAAGGCTGAATCACCCTTGCGTCCCTAGAGTTTCATGCAAAGCCACAGATGATACACAAAACCCTGCCACGAGAAGAGACGTCCTCATTGGTCTAGGAGGCCTTTATGGCGCTACCAATCTTGCTGACCGGACTGCCTATGCTAAGCCAATCACCCCTCCAGACTTGACCAATTGTGAGTTGGTGGACTTACCGAACCCCGAAAATCCAACAAACTGTTGCCCTCCATTACCCAAAAAGATCATAGACTTCAGACccccttcttctttctccccGCTACGCACTAGACGTGCGGCCCATTTAGTTGACGAAGACTACGTGGCCAAATATGCTGAAGCCATTTCCTTAATGAAAAGTCTCCCCGAAGATGATCCACGTAACTTCTATCAACAAGCCAATGTACATTGTGCCTATTGCGATGATGCCTACGAACAAGTGGGGTTTCCAAAATTAGAACTTGATGTTCATTTCTGTTGGCTCTTCTTTCCTTGGCACAGATACTATCTTTACTTCTATGAAAGAATCTTGGGCAAACTGATTAATGACCCAACTTTTGCTCTGCCTTTCTGGAACTGGGATTCCCCCAGTGGTATGCAAATGCCTTACATCTTTACCGACCCTAAATCTCCACTCTACGACCAGTTCCGCGACCAGAATCACCAGCCTCCTGTATTGCTAGATCTTGATTATGCAGCGGGAGACCCCAACCCCACAAACGCAAATAAATTATACTCTAGTAATCTTAGAGTAATGTACAAGCAAATGGTGTCTGGTGCAGCAAAACCAACACTCTTTTTTGGAAAACCATACCGTGCTGGTGACGATTCTCGTCCTGGAGCTGGGACGATTGAGAACAGCCCTCACAATAATATTCACAGATGGACCGGTGATCCAACTCAAGAAAATACCGAGGACATGGGCAATTTTTACTCAGCTGCGAGAgatccaatatttttttgtcatcacTCAAATGTTGACCGAATGTGGACGATATGGAAGACTATACCCGGAGGAATTAGGAGGGATATCAGTGATCTTGATTGGCTTAATTCAGAGTTTCTTTTCTATAATGAGAATGCAGAGCTTGTTCGTTGTAAGGTTAGAGATTGTCTTGACAATAGAAGGCTAAGGTATACTTATCAAAATGTTGAAATTCCTTGGctaaaatcaaaaccaattcCAAGAAGGTTGGGAAAGAAAGCAGCTGAAACAAAAACTGCATTAACACCGATCACTTCATTCCCTTTAGTCTTAGACAAAACCATAGTTACTGTAGTTTCAAGACCAAAGAAATTAAGAAGcaggaaagagaaagaagaggaagatgaagttttaGTGATAGAAGGGATAGAATACGACAATGGCAAATTCGTGAGGTTTGACGTGTTCATAAATGATGACCTTGAGATACCTTCTAAACCAGAAAATACAGAGTTTGCTGGGAGCTTTGTTAATGTTTCTCATAAGCATGCGAAGAAGTCCAAGACAAGATTGATATTGGGGATTACAGAATTGTTGGAAGACTTAGAAACTGATGGTGATGATAGCATTGTGGTGGCTTTGGTGCCCAGGTCTAACAGTGTTAGTGATCCTGTTGTCATCTCTGGCGTTAAGATTGAGTTTGTTAAAGAATGATGATTATCAAGGACATCTCGTTTTTTCTTATCCTTCAGGAGATCGATGTAGGTCTTTTAGTGTTTGTCTGGGTGCCTTGCTGCTTGCTATCATGCACGTGTAATTCAACTCTGTACTTTTTTGTTTAACAATCTACAATTAAAGTAATGGCagctgattaatttttttaattgttcatcTCTAGATCATAAATGTTGTTGTTCAtcaagaatttgtttttgatgaaatcataaaGATTTCAAATTGGATTTGTGCTTCTCACAACTCCGTCGTAGGCTGAGTTATCTAGGTGTGTTCTTTTCATACTCTCTTACAAAAACAAGTCCTCTATCAGGATAGAAGTCCTTTCGATGTTtaagttaataaattataagagGGAAGTAAAGTATAATAACGAGGACAAGAACATAGGAGAGTGTATGTGATGGTCATATATGGTCATGTATGTGTTGTTATGTGATTTTGTATGGCCTTGTGTTGCCTTGTTCAGCCATGTGTCTTGTTACCTGGTGATTTGAGCTATTTATACACCTTCATTACATAAAATCACGTCATAGAACTTGAAGTTGTATAAATATAGGAAGGTTAGGCATCACGACTATTGGTGGGAAAGGTTAGCACCCATGAATTATTAGTGAGAAAGGTTGGTGCCGTACTCACAAGATGTGCATCGTACTAACAAGATATGCACTATACTTACTTGGCTTTTATCGAGAAAGCTAAGTGCCACATTGACTTCTTAGAGGTtgcaataatttattatgatgtGTGCCAATGATGGGCTCCTTGGGATTTACACAAGATTGGGATTTGGCCTAAGATTTGTTATTGGGCAAAGACCCTTAACTTAATGA from the Populus nigra chromosome 9, ddPopNigr1.1, whole genome shotgun sequence genome contains:
- the LOC133703041 gene encoding polyphenol oxidase, chloroplastic-like, encoding MSTLSFSPFFPKPQQVTRIKRLNHPCVPRVSCKATDDTQNPATRRDVLIGLGGLYGATNLADRTAYAKPITPPDLTNCELVDLPNPENPTNCCPPLPKKIIDFRPPSSFSPLRTRRAAHLVDEDYVAKYAEAISLMKSLPEDDPRNFYQQANVHCAYCDDAYEQVGFPKLELDVHFCWLFFPWHRYYLYFYERILGKLINDPTFALPFWNWDSPSGMQMPYIFTDPKSPLYDQFRDQNHQPPVLLDLDYAAGDPNPTNANKLYSSNLRVMYKQMVSGAAKPTLFFGKPYRAGDDSRPGAGTIENSPHNNIHRWTGDPTQENTEDMGNFYSAARDPIFFCHHSNVDRMWTIWKTIPGGIRRDISDLDWLNSEFLFYNENAELVRCKVRDCLDNRRLRYTYQNVEIPWLKSKPIPRRLGKKAAETKTALTPITSFPLVLDKTIVTVVSRPKKLRSRKEKEEEDEVLVIEGIEYDNGKFVRFDVFINDDLEIPSKPENTEFAGSFVNVSHKHAKKSKTRLILGITELLEDLETDGDDSIVVALVPRSNSVSDPVVISGVKIEFVKE